One stretch of Candidatus Binataceae bacterium DNA includes these proteins:
- a CDS encoding DinB family protein: MDQVSTLERIFSYKAKANHEVLAAMRQFDDTSPAKEIAIRVLNHTYTVDRIFAGNLTGTEHGYSSPNPGQAPSIEELSAAIMTSDQWYINYVSLLNEAQLAELIDFTFTDGLPGRMSREEMLMHITVHGEYHRGQIGLIMMQNSIMPPGDGFTTFLHKAEASARRRLG; encoded by the coding sequence ATGGACCAAGTCAGCACGCTGGAACGAATATTCAGCTACAAGGCAAAGGCCAACCACGAGGTTCTCGCGGCAATGCGACAATTTGACGATACCTCTCCGGCAAAGGAGATCGCCATCCGGGTCCTCAACCACACTTATACTGTCGACCGGATCTTCGCGGGGAACTTGACGGGAACCGAGCACGGATACAGCTCGCCCAACCCGGGCCAGGCGCCATCGATCGAAGAACTATCCGCGGCGATCATGACCAGCGATCAATGGTACATCAACTATGTATCGCTTCTGAATGAAGCGCAGTTGGCCGAGCTCATCGACTTTACTTTTACCGATGGCTTGCCGGGCCGCATGTCACGCGAAGAAATGCTGATGCACATAACAGTTCATGGCGAATACCATCGCGGGCAAATCGGTTTGATCATGATGCAAAACTCGATCATGCCTCCAGGCGATGGCTTCACGACTTTTTTGCACAAGGCCGAAGCCTCAGCCCGCCGGCGCCTCGGCTGA
- a CDS encoding class I SAM-dependent methyltransferase, with translation MFVVGPAAAIGGFLLERWTVSQHLGLACTLQIVGLSFLVLAVLMFASSRFGKFHARDRIIARLKLGGDETVLDVGCGHGLLLIAAAKLLPRGRAVGIDLWSQWQQSDNSREATLTNAALEGVAQRVSVHDGDMCKMPFADRSFDAAVAHFAIHNVPSHEGRREAIREIVRTLNPGGQVAISDLNGSRLYADELRKSEMVDVEISGLSFWTFPPARTVTARKPSQPV, from the coding sequence ATGTTCGTCGTTGGCCCGGCGGCGGCGATCGGCGGTTTCCTTCTCGAACGATGGACTGTGAGCCAGCACCTCGGCCTGGCTTGCACGCTTCAAATTGTTGGCTTGAGCTTTCTGGTCCTCGCGGTTCTCATGTTCGCCAGCAGCCGCTTCGGCAAGTTCCACGCACGCGACCGCATTATCGCGCGCCTCAAGCTCGGCGGCGACGAAACCGTGCTCGATGTCGGTTGTGGCCACGGGCTCCTGCTGATTGCCGCCGCCAAGCTGCTGCCGCGAGGTCGCGCGGTAGGCATCGATCTGTGGTCGCAGTGGCAGCAGTCCGACAATTCGCGTGAAGCCACGCTGACAAATGCCGCGCTGGAAGGAGTCGCGCAGCGAGTCAGCGTTCATGACGGGGACATGTGCAAAATGCCCTTCGCCGACCGCAGCTTCGACGCCGCCGTCGCCCACTTCGCAATCCATAACGTTCCCAGCCACGAAGGACGCCGCGAAGCAATTCGTGAAATCGTGCGCACCCTCAATCCCGGCGGCCAAGTGGCGATTTCCGACTTAAACGGGAGCAGGCTCTACGCCGACGAGTTGCGCAAATCGGAGATGGTTGATGTGGAAATTTCCGGTCTCAGTTTTTGGACGTTCCCACCCGCACGCACCGTGACCGCAAGGAAGCCCTCGCAACCAGTCTGA